Within the Streptomyces vilmorinianum genome, the region CCCCGACGGCACGGTCCACCTCCTCGACCTGCCTCCCGGCACTCCGCTCGGCGTCGGCGGCACCCGCTTCACCACCACGGAGATCACCCTGGAACCGGGCAGCCTCCTCGTGCTGTACACCGACGGGCTCATCGAGGCCCGCGGCAGTGACATCGACGAACGCCTCGCCGAACTCACCCACCTGCTCGCCCAGCCCTATCCGTCCCTGACCGGGCTGTGCGACAGCCTCCTCACCCACCTCGTGCCGGGCTCCGCCGACGACGACATCGCGCTGCTGATCGCCCGCCTCCCCAGCCGGGCGTGAGCAGAAGCCGGACGGCGTACGAGCGGAGGTCCTTTTCGCCCCGTCGGCCCAGCAGGACCGTTCCCGGATGGCGCAGTGTCTCGAATTACGCACTAGTTGTCATCAAGTGTGCGCATTCTGACGCGTCACGAGACAGCCACGGTGGACGCCTATCCGGATGTTCCACGAACGGAGCCGCGACATGACCCCCGACCCCTTCCACACCCCTCCGGCGGCAGCCGACACAGGATCGACCGCCGGGCCCATCCCAGACCCGCCCACCATGCCCCCCGCCGTGCCACGCACCCCGATCGTGGCAGCGGCTCCCGCCCCCGCGCACCAAGCCGACCAGCCCACACGGCCGGCGACGGAGCCGGAGAGGCAGGAGCCGGAGAAGCAGGAGCCGGCGGCGGACGCCAAGGCCGCCCCGGAGGCGCCGCCGAAGCCCAACGAAGCCCCGGAGACGCCACCCCAGTCCGAGGCCGGCGACGAGGCGATACACACGCTTCTGTGGACGGCGGCGACCGAGCGTCCCGTGGAGGAGGTCGCCGCGCTGGTCGCCAGGCTCAAGCAGACCGGCGCGCTGTCCAGCCCCGCGGACGTGGCGCTCCGCGCAGCCGCCGTCTCCCGCCCCCTGGAGGAGGTGCGGCAGCTGGTCGCGCTGCTCAACGCATCGGGCTACGACCTCCAGCAGGCCGAAACCACGCTGCGCGCCGCGGCGGTGGGCCGGCCGATCGAGGACGTGGTGCAGCTCGTGAACATCCTCGGCACCGACGGCAGCGACTGGCGCTCGACCGGTGGCGGGGACGCCGGGGACGCCGAGGAGCGGAAGACCGGGCCCGGCCGGGACGACCGCGTGAGGAACGGCAAGGACGCCGTCCCGGTCGTCGACGCCGCCCCGAAGCGGCCGCGAGGGGCCGCGAAGTGGCCGAAGTCGGCCCTGGACGGCGCGCTGGCCGCAGGCCCCGGCAGCCACACCGCCTCCTCGGCGCTGCGGTCGTCGCTGCGCTGGCCGGCGGCCGTCACGCTCTTCGCCTGCGGCCTCATCCACCTGCCCACGGATCTCGCGGGCATGCGCTCGGGCGGCTACGCGGAGACGCTGTCCATGGCCGTCACCGTGCTCTGTCTGCTGTGCGGCGTATGGCTCGCGGTGCGGGACACCATGATCGTCTGGGCCGCCGCCGCGGGGCTCGCCGTCGGTGTCATCGCGATCCACGTGCTCGCGAGTGCCCGCAGCGTCGATCTGCTGGACAGCAGCCTCGGTTCCACGTTCGCCTGGGCGAAGGCCGCGGCGCTGCTGTGTGCCGCGGCCGTGGTCGCCCTGGCCGGCTCGGCCCTGGTCCGGCATACGAAGACGACCGGCGCGACGGACAGCGCCTGACGCGCCGGGGCGGAACGACGCCCGATGGACACCTCCGCCCGGTCGGCCCCACGCCGCCCGGGTGGCCGCTTCGGGCCGAGAAGCTCCCCGCCCGTCACCGGCACGGCACGGCATGGCACAGCACGGCACGGCGCGGTCGCCGCCGACGGATCCGGGTGCCCGTTTCCGTACGGGGCGTTTCCTGGAGATCGTCCGCTCGTTGGGCCGGATGTGCCACGGAACGATGTATGTCTCATGGCACGGATCGATGGCGGCCCCGTGGGGGCGATGCCCGCGGCGGGGCGGGTGGCCGCTTCACCGCCGCCCCATCCGACCCGCCCCTCCCGTGCCCGGGCCGCGCCGCCAGGGCACGCGAATGGAGAGCCCCGTGCGAATGACGGACATTCAGCGTTGCGAGATCCGGCCCGGACGCCTCGTGGAATGGAGGCTTCACCCGAAGACCGTGGAGACCGCGACGAGTCTGCGGGACGATCCCCGCCCGCCCGGGTACGTACAGGAGTCGCATGTGCGGACGGCCCGATCGGTACGCGAGGGCGGCCTGTTCGTACCGACCTGGCTCGGCACGGCGTTCGATATCCCGGGGAAGGTCGATCTCGACGTCCTCGAGGACGCGCTGCGGACATGGACGCTGCGGCACGAGACGCTGCGCAGCGGTTTCCGCTGGAGCGGTGACGAGATGCGGCGCTTCACGCTGGACGCCGACGACGTGGCGCTGGAGCGCGAGTACCTCGGTGACTTCGCCGACGCGGCGACTCTGACCCGCTATCTGCAGGACCGTTTCGACGTGGCGGCCGACGCGCTCACCTGGCCGAACTACCTCTTCAGCGCCGTCGTCAGGGACGACGGCGCGAGCGTGTACATGGCGTTCGACCACAGCAACGTCGACTCCTACTCGATCTACCGCATCGCCGCCGAGATCCACGAGCTGTACGCGGCCGGCCTCGAAGGCAGCGCCGCCGACACGGCTCCGATCGCCAGCTACGTCGACTTCTGCGCCACCGAGCGCACCAACGCCGACCAGATCGACGACACCCACGCCATCGTCGCCCGCTGGCGGGAGTTCATCGCCCAGTGCGACGGGAAGCTGCCGGCCTTCCCGCTCGACCTCGGTCTCGATCCCGAAGGGCCGCTGCCCACCCAGAAGTTCATGAACGAGATGCTCCTGGACGACGCGGACGCGGCAGCCTTCGAGGCGTACTGCCGCCCGTACGGCGGAAGTCTGATCGGCGTCCTCGCGGCCACCGGCCTCATCGTCCGAGAGATCGGCGGACACGAGGTGTACCGCACGGTCGTGCCGTTTCACACCCGGGCGAAATCCCAGTGGTCCGACTCGGTCGGCTGGTACGTGGGCGGCGCGCCGATCGAGGTCCCCGTCGCACAGGCCCCGGACTTCGACACGGCGCTGAAGCTGGTCCGCACCGCGCTGCGGGAGAACCGGCCACTGGCGCGTATGCCGATCGCCCGCGTGCTCCATCTGCTGGGCACCGACTTCCGGCCCACGTCCCCGGACCTGTACTCGATCGTCTCGTACGTCGACGCGCGTGGCGTCCCGGGGGCGGAGCGGTGGGAGGCCCTGAAGGCGTACGGGCTGATCCGAGTGTCGTACGGCGACCAGGTCTGCGCGTGGACCACAAGGCTCCACGAGGGCCTGCAGTTCGCCAGTCGCTACCCGGACACCGACATCGCGTACAGGAGCATGCGGACGTACGTCGACCGGCTGCGCGAGCTCATGGTCTCGGTGGCACGACAGGGCGCGGCCGTACGCGTCTGACGCGTCGTCACCGCACACGCGAGTGCGCCCCCGCAGCGCTCGGGCGTACCACTCCGTGCCTCGAATGGGGCATCGCGGGCATGCGCCGACGACGGAAAGATCACGGAGCGGGGCCTTCGCCTGGTTGGCGGGCCCCGCGCTGTCCGCTGCGGGCGGCGGCGCGCCCCGATGGAGGCCGCGGGCAAGGTCGGGGACCCGGCTGCTGACACTCTGGTGTCGGACATGATCGACAACCGCGAGGTCGATGGGGTCAACCATCTGTTTCGCACCATCGACAAGCTGGGGCCGGGCCAGGATCTCTCCCAGCTGCCGGAGCGGCTCGCCCAGTTCCTGCGGGACGCCGAGGTGCCGCCGCCGGACTGGAGCGACGCGGACGTCAAGGCGGCGGAGGGCTTCTTCGACCACCACCACGGGGAGGCGTCGATGCTCCAGGGCACCGTCGGCCTCATCGGTACCTACCTCTCCCCGACCGGGGCGCCTGGTCCATGCCTCCGTGCGACAGCTGCACAAGAAGAGCGGCGAGTGGGACTACGCCACATGGGGCGAGCCGGTCTCCCAGAAGTACACCACCGGCGCCGCCTGCGTCTTCAGCACCCAGATCCTCCAGGGCATGAAGAACCTGGGCCTGCACGTATCCAAGGACGACGCCCACGGTTTCATGTGCGCCTGGCACTACGTCAACCACTACCTCGGCACCCCGGACAAGTGGCTGCTGCCGAAGAACGCCGACGAGGTCGAGGCGGTCTGGAACGCTCAGCGCGACAAGGAGTGGAAGAAGACCGACGACGGTGTCTTCATGACCGCGCAGGCCATCAAGTTCTACCGGGACCTCGTCGGGCCCGGAGCCGGCGACGCGTACATCGCCCTGACGCGCGTGGCGCTCACCGACAAGTACGCCGACATGGCCGGCATCCCGAAGAGCCCCCTCGACCTCGCGGGCAAGCCCCCGGCCGCCGGCCACGGTCTCGTCAGCAGCGCCGCGGGCGGCCTGTTCGGCGAATCCGCCAAGAAGACCGTCGGCGTCAACCCCTCCAAGGAAATCCTCGGGACCGTTTCCAAGGCGTTCAACGAGGTGGAGAGGTACGCCCTCACCCACGAGCAGGACGACCAGCCGCAGATGCACCAGGAGCTGCACGACAACCGTTGACCGGGGGAGCTGAGCTGCCGTCCGTCTGGGCGGCAGCTCGGCCGTTCGAGCGGCTTCGCAGCGCGATCTCGTGGTGGTGACCGGTTCGGTTGAACTGGCAATAACCGGAGGCGAGTTCCGTCTGCCGACCGTATCGCCCGTCGACCTTGACGACCGTCCGACCCCGACTGCTCTGAATGTGCCCATGGGGTACCTC harbors:
- a CDS encoding oxygenase MpaB family protein: MRQLHKKSGEWDYATWGEPVSQKYTTGAACVFSTQILQGMKNLGLHVSKDDAHGFMCAWHYVNHYLGTPDKWLLPKNADEVEAVWNAQRDKEWKKTDDGVFMTAQAIKFYRDLVGPGAGDAYIALTRVALTDKYADMAGIPKSPLDLAGKPPAAGHGLVSSAAGGLFGESAKKTVGVNPSKEILGTVSKAFNEVERYALTHEQDDQPQMHQELHDNR
- a CDS encoding condensation domain-containing protein, which gives rise to MTDIQRCEIRPGRLVEWRLHPKTVETATSLRDDPRPPGYVQESHVRTARSVREGGLFVPTWLGTAFDIPGKVDLDVLEDALRTWTLRHETLRSGFRWSGDEMRRFTLDADDVALEREYLGDFADAATLTRYLQDRFDVAADALTWPNYLFSAVVRDDGASVYMAFDHSNVDSYSIYRIAAEIHELYAAGLEGSAADTAPIASYVDFCATERTNADQIDDTHAIVARWREFIAQCDGKLPAFPLDLGLDPEGPLPTQKFMNEMLLDDADAAAFEAYCRPYGGSLIGVLAATGLIVREIGGHEVYRTVVPFHTRAKSQWSDSVGWYVGGAPIEVPVAQAPDFDTALKLVRTALRENRPLARMPIARVLHLLGTDFRPTSPDLYSIVSYVDARGVPGAERWEALKAYGLIRVSYGDQVCAWTTRLHEGLQFASRYPDTDIAYRSMRTYVDRLRELMVSVARQGAAVRV